One Diabrotica virgifera virgifera chromosome 3, PGI_DIABVI_V3a genomic window carries:
- the LOC126882724 gene encoding uncharacterized protein LOC126882724, translating into MYGKRARSDSVVMPPIFDIYRKPIFDESIRKAEYRTYAPFIKSFNCNDIVEFSINQVDSFFAMSETLLCIKGSLEITGNGDVKLANNVGAFLFDSCTYSESAREMETVRDPGIVSAVRAMTCYTQEDSNYMVMAGWNYPKDPILNDTSFNIQMPLKHIFNIFNDYPMITCGRQTIRLVRARNDNDCIVIKEKQNADKTTTVTTAKIKITNIELRVKHIFPNDEIKLELMKSIQQDQPIVIPFRKWELHELPAITKGARREVWAVKTSTSVERPRYVIVFFQTGKRNTITSDPTLFDNVSIQSIRLSLNGEYWPNERMQLDFNKTDYNEAYFNYTEFYPSYIHSQQKRPLLDFLAFQHHALFVIDCSKQEESMKASTVDVKLDIEASTGFPANTKVYCIIIHDCVMEYFPLTEIVKSLT; encoded by the coding sequence CTTATGCACCATTCATCAAATCATTCAACTGCAATGATATTGTTGAATTTAGCATTAATCAAGTTGACTCGTTTTTTGCCATGAGCGAAACCCTGTTATGCATTAAAGGATCACTTGAAATAACTGGAAATGGCGATGTCAAACTAGCAAATAATGTGGGTGCCTTCCTTTTCGATTCGTGTACGTACAGCGAAAGCGCAAGGGAGATGGAAACAGTGCGGGATCCTGGCATCGTAAGTGCTGTACGTGCCATGACATGTTATACTCAAGAAGATTCTAATTATATGGTTATGGCTGGATGGAATTACCCTAAGGACCCAATTCTTAACGATACTTCATTCAACATACAGATGCCTCTTAAGcacatttttaacattttcaacgaTTATCCAATGATTACGTGTGGTCGTCAAACAATAAGACTAGTTCGAGCTCGAAACGACAACGATTGCATTGTcattaaagaaaaacaaaacgCTGACAAAACTACAACTGTTACAACCGCCAAGATTAAAATTACCAACATTGAACTCAGAGTGAAGCACATATTTCCAAATGATGAAATTAAATTGGAACTCATGAAATCCATTCAACAAGATCAGCCTATAGTTATTCCATTTAGAAAGTGGGAATTGCACGAATTGCCTGCCATTACCAAAGGTGCTAGGCGTGAAGTTTGGGCTGTTAAAACTAGCACATCCGTTGAAAGACCACGTTATGTCATTGTTTTCTTTCAAACAGGCAAACGTAACACAATCACATCTGATCCCACATTATTTGACAATGTCAGCATCCAAAGTATTAGATTATCGTTAAATGGAGAATACTGGCCAAACGAGAGAATGCAGTTGGATTTTAACAAAACTGACTACAACGAGGCCTATTTCAACTATACCGAATTTTACCCAAGCTACATACATTCCCAACAAAAACGACCTCTACTTGATTTCTTAGCTTTCCAGCATCATGCGTTGTTCGTTATCGATTGCTCGAAACAAGAAGAAAGCATGAAAGCATCCACCGTTGACGTAAAACTCGATATTGAAGCGTCTACTGGCTTTCCCGCCAACACCAAGGTCTATTGTATTATTATTCACGACTGTGTAATGGAGTACTTCCCTCTCaccgaaattgtaaaaagtctAACTTAG